The following proteins are encoded in a genomic region of Hydra vulgaris chromosome 05, alternate assembly HydraT2T_AEP:
- the LOC136080456 gene encoding uncharacterized protein LOC136080456, giving the protein MRSVIVFGVLALCYLSVECKKVQKLSLTTGTATIKKETGKKTAAKTEENETLEGSTASGDEPSVAKETAKSSEVAKETAKSSEVAKETAKSSALTKETVPAANSPLTSFADAKSDQTEQKAIWKTKLQKKLNSGKKIAKDKKKKKASKPVTSSVFA; this is encoded by the exons ATGCGATCAGTTATTGTTTTTGGAGTTTTGGCGCTTTGTTATTTATCTGTTGAATGTAAGAAGGTACAAAAGTTGTCTCTTACTACTGGCActgcaacaataaaaaaagaaacaggaaaaaaaactgCTG caaaaactgaagaaaatgaAACCTTAGAAGGATCTACGGCCTCAGGAGATGAACCATCAGTAGCAAAAGAAACTGCTAAATCTTCAGAAGTAGCAAAAGAAACTGCTAAATCATCAGAAGTAGCAAAAGAAACTGCTAAATCATCAGCATTAACTAAAGAAACTGTTCCAGCAGCAAATTCACCACTTACTTCTTTTGCGGATGCAAAAAGTGATCAAACGGAACAAAAAGCTATATGgaaaacaaaacttcaaaagaaACTAAATTCAGGGAAAAAAATTgcgaaagataaaaaaaagaaaaaggcaAGTAAACCAGTAACATCCAGCGTCTTTgcttaa